Proteins from one Synergistota bacterium genomic window:
- a CDS encoding SagB/ThcOx family dehydrogenase, with protein sequence MPLRFSRLLIPILLLLCLVNDAFSATYISLPHPKLSGGISLEEALLKRRSVRSYIDKALSLEELSQLLWAANGITDTRRGFRTAPSAGALYPIDIYVVINRVTGVDKGVYRYLPKEHKLELLKLEDVSLKLYEAALWQGPVKEASVVFILASFHERITWKYGQRGIRYAYIECGHICQNILLQATSLKLGAVPIGAFIDDKVSAILNLPSNAEPVYIVPVGKLQ encoded by the coding sequence ATGCCTTTAAGGTTTTCTCGGTTGCTCATCCCTATCCTTTTACTTTTATGCTTAGTTAATGATGCGTTTTCTGCTACCTATATAAGTCTTCCACATCCTAAGCTTTCTGGAGGGATTTCTTTAGAGGAGGCTTTGCTTAAAAGGAGATCTGTAAGGAGCTACATAGATAAAGCGCTGTCTTTAGAAGAGCTATCACAGCTTCTTTGGGCTGCTAACGGTATCACGGATACCAGAAGAGGCTTTAGAACTGCTCCATCTGCTGGTGCTTTGTATCCGATAGATATCTACGTTGTAATTAATAGGGTGACTGGGGTTGACAAGGGAGTTTATCGATATCTTCCAAAGGAACACAAGCTTGAGCTTCTTAAGCTTGAAGATGTATCTTTGAAGCTTTACGAGGCGGCTCTTTGGCAAGGCCCTGTCAAGGAGGCAAGCGTAGTTTTCATTCTCGCTTCGTTTCATGAAAGGATCACATGGAAGTACGGGCAAAGAGGTATAAGATATGCTTACATAGAATGTGGTCACATTTGTCAGAATATTTTGCTTCAGGCTACCTCGCTTAAGCTTGGTGCTGTTCCTATAGGTGCGTTTATCGATGATAAGGTTTCTGCCATTTTGAATTTACCATCTAATGCGGAACCGGTATACATTGTTCCTGTGGGAAAGTTGCAATAG
- the cytX gene encoding putative hydroxymethylpyrimidine transporter CytX — MEEIRPVRDNERILTGFDLFLLWIGAAISLAEVWAGGMLAPLGLGMGILVIILGHVIGNTPFALGGIIGNKYGIPSMVTLRPSFGVRGSYLGSILNVVQLIGWTAVMLFVAGDAAYAIYSGIDRRLWIILIGIVTTLWAIGGSRYWKWAGRIGVLALAGVCVVATYSILKEGIPGKSPSGMDFGLALDLVIAMPVSWLPLVSDYSRYSKSVSGAFWGTWFGYMIGSSWMYALGLMAFLSTGSTDVISVMVKLGFTGLALILVLLSTVTTTFLDLYSAAVSFMNFSSRFNRNLILVIAGIIGIAIALVFPPGAYEGFLLLIGGMFCPIFGVVLADYFILRKGIIKVEDLYKMGEGIYWYNGGVNWWAVFCWALGFVLYEIIALKAPWIGASIPSMVVAGLVYLLKRG; from the coding sequence ATGGAGGAAATAAGGCCGGTTCGGGATAACGAACGAATTCTGACAGGTTTTGATCTTTTTCTTTTATGGATAGGAGCGGCTATATCCTTGGCTGAGGTTTGGGCTGGGGGTATGCTTGCTCCCTTAGGATTAGGTATGGGTATACTGGTTATAATCTTGGGGCATGTTATAGGGAATACTCCCTTTGCTCTCGGAGGAATCATTGGGAATAAATATGGTATACCCAGCATGGTTACATTAAGACCTTCTTTTGGGGTAAGGGGATCTTACCTTGGAAGTATCCTTAATGTTGTTCAGCTTATAGGTTGGACTGCTGTAATGCTTTTTGTTGCTGGTGATGCCGCTTATGCCATATATTCCGGTATAGACAGGAGACTCTGGATAATCTTAATAGGAATTGTAACTACGCTTTGGGCTATAGGTGGCTCGAGGTATTGGAAATGGGCTGGAAGAATCGGCGTTTTAGCTCTTGCAGGTGTTTGTGTTGTTGCGACATACTCTATCTTAAAGGAAGGAATCCCTGGCAAATCTCCATCAGGTATGGATTTCGGACTTGCTCTTGATCTTGTCATAGCTATGCCTGTTTCGTGGCTTCCTTTGGTTAGCGATTATTCTCGATACTCTAAGAGTGTTAGCGGGGCTTTTTGGGGTACATGGTTTGGTTATATGATAGGTAGCTCCTGGATGTATGCTTTAGGATTAATGGCCTTCTTAAGCACTGGTTCCACTGATGTGATATCCGTTATGGTTAAGCTTGGTTTTACAGGATTAGCTTTGATTCTTGTTCTCCTTTCGACAGTTACTACTACTTTTCTTGATCTTTATTCTGCTGCAGTATCTTTTATGAACTTCAGTTCTCGCTTTAATAGAAATTTAATTTTGGTGATAGCTGGAATTATAGGCATTGCAATAGCCTTAGTTTTTCCGCCAGGGGCTTATGAAGGTTTCCTTCTCCTTATAGGTGGAATGTTTTGTCCTATATTTGGAGTGGTTCTGGCAGATTACTTCATTTTAAGAAAGGGGATTATAAAAGTAGAGGATCTATATAAAATGGGAGAAGGGATTTACTGGTATAATGGTGGTGTAAACTGGTGGGCGGTCTTTTGTTGGGCTTTAGGTTTTGTGCTTTACGAGATTATAGCTCTTAAGGCTCCCTGGATAGGAGCTTCGATTCCCAGCATGGTTGTAGCGGGATTAGTTTACTTGTTGAAAAGAGGGTGA
- a CDS encoding aldehyde ferredoxin oxidoreductase family protein, with the protein MGGYQGKILRVNLSTEEIKVEPLNDVWARDFIGGRGYAERLIYEEVDPKIDPLSEKNKVVITTGPLGGTLAPSSGRVMVVTKGPLTGTIACSNAGGHFGPALKHAGFDMIVLEGKAKEPVYLWIKDEKVEIRCAKHVWGKTVDEADKILRSETHSEAETMVIGPAGEKLSFIANVMFNAHRAAGRTGVGAAVGSKNLKGIVVKGTIPVKVADPERFMEAVYKAREKLAKDPVGGSALALYGTAVLINVINEHGGLPCYNAQDAYFNGANNIAGETIAERNLIRNEGCAACPIACGRVTEIKDGKYKGERGGGPEYESDWSLGSMCGVSDLDAVIMANYLCDRYGIDTISAGSTVACAMELYEKGYIPKGDSPIPLEFGCGEALVEAIRLMGNQDTPLGKLLAQGSYRLAEYYGHPELSMSVKKQEFPAYDPRAIKGIGLNYATSNRGACHVRGYTIAAEILGRFGGADRLRYEGKAALDKTLQDVTAALDSTGICLFTTFGLDVEDLAAMYSAATGFECDVKEFMKIGERIWNLEKLFNLKAGFTRKDDTLPERLFKEPIKSGPSKGEVVDREEFEKMLDEYYELRGWNKDSVPTKSKLEELGIADLL; encoded by the coding sequence TTGGGTGGCTATCAGGGAAAGATTTTAAGGGTAAACCTCTCTACTGAAGAGATAAAGGTTGAACCTCTTAATGATGTGTGGGCGAGGGATTTCATAGGCGGTAGAGGATATGCTGAAAGGTTGATTTATGAGGAAGTCGACCCCAAGATAGATCCGCTTTCTGAGAAAAATAAGGTTGTTATAACTACTGGCCCGTTAGGTGGAACGCTTGCCCCGTCTTCTGGTAGAGTGATGGTTGTCACTAAGGGACCATTAACTGGGACCATAGCTTGCTCTAATGCTGGTGGGCACTTCGGTCCTGCTTTAAAGCATGCGGGATTTGATATGATAGTCCTTGAGGGTAAGGCTAAGGAGCCTGTATATCTCTGGATAAAGGATGAGAAGGTTGAAATAAGATGTGCTAAACATGTCTGGGGTAAGACTGTAGATGAGGCTGATAAAATTTTAAGAAGCGAAACTCACTCTGAAGCTGAGACCATGGTTATTGGTCCTGCTGGAGAAAAGCTATCTTTTATAGCTAATGTGATGTTTAATGCTCATAGAGCTGCAGGAAGAACCGGTGTTGGTGCTGCAGTTGGAAGTAAGAACTTGAAGGGGATCGTTGTTAAAGGGACTATACCTGTTAAGGTTGCGGATCCGGAGCGCTTCATGGAGGCGGTTTATAAAGCGAGAGAGAAGCTTGCTAAAGATCCGGTTGGGGGTTCTGCTTTGGCTTTATATGGAACTGCAGTATTAATTAATGTTATTAATGAGCATGGAGGTTTGCCTTGCTACAATGCTCAAGACGCTTACTTTAACGGGGCTAATAATATCGCTGGTGAGACTATCGCAGAAAGGAATCTCATAAGAAATGAGGGTTGTGCTGCTTGCCCAATAGCTTGTGGAAGGGTTACGGAGATAAAAGATGGTAAATATAAAGGTGAACGTGGTGGCGGACCGGAATACGAATCTGATTGGTCCTTAGGCTCAATGTGTGGTGTTTCTGATCTTGATGCTGTTATAATGGCTAACTATCTTTGTGATAGGTATGGTATAGATACTATATCGGCTGGATCGACGGTTGCTTGTGCAATGGAGCTTTATGAGAAGGGCTACATACCTAAGGGGGATTCCCCTATTCCGCTAGAGTTTGGTTGTGGTGAGGCCTTGGTGGAGGCTATTAGACTTATGGGGAATCAGGATACACCTTTGGGTAAGCTTTTAGCCCAGGGTTCTTACAGGCTTGCTGAATACTATGGGCATCCAGAGCTTTCCATGAGCGTTAAAAAGCAAGAGTTTCCGGCTTATGATCCAAGGGCTATTAAGGGTATAGGTCTTAACTATGCTACGAGTAATCGTGGAGCTTGTCATGTTAGAGGATATACGATAGCTGCTGAAATTTTAGGTAGGTTCGGTGGGGCTGATAGACTAAGGTATGAAGGGAAGGCAGCGTTGGATAAGACCTTGCAGGATGTTACTGCTGCACTTGATTCGACTGGCATATGTTTATTTACTACATTTGGGCTTGATGTTGAAGATTTAGCTGCTATGTATTCTGCTGCTACCGGCTTTGAATGTGATGTCAAAGAGTTCATGAAGATAGGGGAGAGAATATGGAATCTTGAGAAGCTATTTAACTTAAAGGCTGGATTTACTAGGAAAGACGATACCTTACCGGAAAGGCTCTTTAAGGAGCCCATAAAGTCTGGCCCATCTAAAGGAGAGGTTGTAGATAGGGAAGAGTTTGAAAAGATGCTCGATGAGTACTATGAGCTGAGAGGCTGGAATAAAGATTCTGTTCCAACGAAGTCTAAACTTGAGGAGCTTGGTATAGCTGATCTACTATGA
- a CDS encoding 4Fe-4S dicluster domain-containing protein produces MKVLIVDPLRCTGCRACEDACSFAHDGVFNPAYSRIRVFNFFEDLVFVPSVCLQCDEPYCAEVCPTEALEKSPDTGLVKHDQNKCIGCKQCLVACPWGAIKVHMGSKKIIKCDYCNGDPACVKVCPPKAVAYEELEDVVLSKQKATANIYKEMVKEMVRGG; encoded by the coding sequence GTGAAGGTGTTAATTGTTGACCCGCTAAGGTGTACGGGTTGTAGGGCGTGTGAGGATGCATGCTCTTTTGCGCATGATGGAGTCTTCAATCCTGCTTATTCCAGGATTAGAGTCTTTAACTTTTTTGAGGATCTAGTTTTTGTCCCTTCTGTTTGTCTTCAGTGCGATGAGCCTTACTGTGCGGAGGTTTGTCCAACAGAGGCTCTTGAGAAGAGTCCGGATACAGGGCTTGTTAAACATGATCAGAATAAATGTATTGGTTGCAAGCAATGCCTTGTTGCTTGTCCATGGGGGGCTATTAAAGTTCACATGGGGAGCAAGAAGATAATTAAGTGTGATTATTGCAATGGGGATCCCGCTTGTGTAAAAGTATGTCCACCTAAGGCGGTAGCCTATGAAGAGCTAGAAGATGTGGTTTTAAGCAAGCAAAAGGCGACTGCCAATATCTATAAGGAAATGGTTAAGGAAATGGTAAGGGGGGGTTAA
- the thiW gene encoding energy coupling factor transporter S component ThiW: protein MLKRHVVLSGVLVAVCVALSGLYIPVGPTKVYPFQHMVNAIAGVLLGPAWAAIIATIAAIIRNLLGVGTLFAFPGGIPGGIIVGLLYRYIRRDWVALFEPLGTGPIGATISAWIIVPYIQSNIGWLALQTAFLASSIPGSILGFIVLKIIRKGGVLRDGGNKAGSG, encoded by the coding sequence ATGCTTAAAAGACATGTTGTTTTAAGTGGAGTTCTTGTAGCAGTTTGTGTTGCTCTTTCAGGACTCTATATTCCAGTTGGTCCTACGAAGGTTTACCCTTTTCAGCACATGGTTAACGCTATAGCTGGCGTTTTGCTGGGTCCTGCTTGGGCTGCGATAATAGCTACTATAGCCGCTATAATTAGGAATCTTCTTGGCGTTGGAACTTTGTTTGCTTTTCCAGGTGGAATTCCAGGAGGAATCATAGTGGGGCTTCTTTATCGATATATAAGAAGAGATTGGGTAGCCTTGTTCGAGCCTTTGGGAACTGGTCCCATAGGTGCGACTATAAGCGCTTGGATAATAGTTCCCTATATTCAGAGCAATATAGGTTGGCTTGCTCTTCAAACTGCATTTTTGGCAAGTAGTATTCCCGGAAGTATTCTTGGTTTCATAGTCTTAAAGATCATAAGAAAGGGAGGTGTTTTAAGAGATGGAGGAAATAAGGCCGGTTCGGGATAA
- a CDS encoding FMN-binding glutamate synthase family protein, translating to MSFSRPNASEATLTRLRQRDFSPFSGMCVTCLDGCIGLCEIGRSAIRGREYLYPQPYGKITAGSQKDYPVDFSHINISGTCVGAHGVEADPDVATFPKVSIETKIKDIKLRAPWFTTGLGSTFVARDNWEGVAIGSALFGTMVGIGENVCGVDPDAKFKNGQVIKSPEMERRIKLFKEWQKDGYGEVIVQENVEDSRAKVLEYVLGDLGVKFVEVKWGQGAKDIGGEIKLPSIEWAKTLKDRGYIVYPDPDDPVVQEIYRKGGIKEFERHSRLGMASLDGFLKRVQELRDRGAKYISLKTGAYRPRDLALALKCASEARIDLLIVDGAGGGTGMSPWRMMNEWGIPTIYLESLTYKYAKILKNKGKYVPPIAIAGGFTLEDHIFKGLALGAPFVKLVAMGRSTLTAAMVGKTIGEMVKEGKVPQEYKKYGEDIEEIFSSVSDLKKQYGEDWKKIPPSALGVYAYFDRLATGLKQFMAGARKFSLEYLDRSDLICLTEEASKVTGLPYVMEMDYEESMKILEG from the coding sequence ATGTCTTTTTCAAGGCCCAATGCCTCAGAAGCTACCTTAACGAGGCTAAGGCAAAGGGATTTTTCTCCATTTAGTGGAATGTGCGTTACCTGTTTGGATGGGTGCATTGGTCTTTGCGAGATTGGAAGATCTGCTATAAGGGGTAGGGAATATCTTTATCCTCAGCCTTATGGTAAGATAACGGCTGGTTCGCAGAAGGATTATCCTGTTGACTTTTCTCATATTAATATAAGTGGGACTTGCGTAGGAGCTCATGGTGTTGAAGCTGATCCTGATGTAGCTACTTTCCCTAAGGTTAGTATTGAGACTAAGATAAAGGATATTAAGCTTAGAGCTCCTTGGTTCACAACTGGGTTAGGTTCTACATTTGTTGCGAGAGATAATTGGGAGGGGGTAGCTATAGGTTCTGCTTTATTTGGTACAATGGTTGGAATAGGTGAGAATGTATGTGGTGTTGATCCTGATGCCAAGTTCAAGAATGGGCAGGTTATTAAGTCTCCCGAGATGGAAAGAAGAATAAAGCTCTTTAAAGAGTGGCAAAAGGATGGTTATGGCGAGGTTATAGTTCAGGAAAATGTTGAAGACTCGAGGGCGAAGGTGCTTGAATATGTATTGGGTGATCTAGGAGTCAAGTTTGTAGAGGTAAAATGGGGACAGGGAGCAAAGGATATAGGAGGAGAGATTAAGCTTCCCTCTATTGAGTGGGCTAAGACCCTAAAAGATAGAGGATATATAGTTTATCCAGATCCTGATGATCCTGTTGTTCAAGAGATATATAGAAAGGGCGGTATTAAAGAGTTCGAAAGGCATTCTCGCTTAGGAATGGCTTCCTTAGATGGCTTTCTTAAGAGGGTTCAAGAGCTTAGAGATAGAGGGGCAAAATATATCTCTCTTAAGACAGGGGCTTATAGACCAAGGGATCTGGCTTTGGCTTTAAAATGTGCATCTGAAGCTAGAATAGATCTCCTTATAGTTGACGGGGCTGGTGGAGGAACTGGAATGAGCCCATGGAGGATGATGAATGAATGGGGCATTCCTACTATTTATCTTGAGTCCCTTACTTATAAGTACGCAAAAATATTGAAAAATAAGGGTAAGTATGTTCCACCGATAGCCATAGCTGGTGGTTTCACTTTGGAAGATCATATATTTAAAGGGCTAGCCCTTGGGGCCCCGTTTGTTAAGCTTGTAGCTATGGGGAGATCTACATTGACTGCTGCTATGGTGGGCAAGACTATAGGAGAGATGGTTAAAGAGGGTAAGGTTCCTCAGGAGTATAAAAAATATGGTGAAGATATTGAAGAGATATTCTCTTCCGTATCAGATCTTAAGAAGCAGTATGGGGAGGATTGGAAGAAGATACCCCCATCGGCATTGGGAGTATACGCATATTTTGATAGACTTGCAACAGGCTTAAAACAGTTTATGGCTGGTGCTAGGAAGTTTAGCTTGGAGTACCTAGATAGAAGTGATTTAATATGTTTGACTGAGGAGGCCTCTAAAGTAACTGGTCTTCCTTATGTTATGGAAATGGATTATGAGGAAAGCATGAAAATATTAGAGGGTTAA
- a CDS encoding FAD-dependent oxidoreductase encodes MRHIIIGAGPAGISAARRIRAISPKDEVIILSRDSVKPYSRMVLPYMLCGEASFEVSLLSVPEGVKLLLGEEVIKIDPKNRLLETRKGSKFSFDTLLIASGANPFSPDVKSSFSFTVRNVEDIKGIKEAIVRVKDKPVILAGAGLVNMEIADALYKMGIPFTFVVRSDRLLSQILDSEASKIFEGILLRLGCDIFKGEDITEVEETREGIIARLSSRKVVSGSCVIFGKGVKPASEILGGTGIKVNRGVVVDEFMQTNVEGIYAAGDVAETRDIVFGDDRLHAIWPLAVEQGKVAGSNMAGLRIKYKGSVTRNIANILGRTIFTGGMSVEDRFDVIRKKADGEYKKVALRDGVIVGFIFIGEIKEPGAYIYAIENEIKVTPFLDKVLDGSLSVNDFRKKIYVIL; translated from the coding sequence ATGAGGCACATAATAATCGGAGCTGGACCAGCAGGTATATCCGCTGCAAGAAGGATAAGGGCTATTTCACCTAAGGACGAAGTGATAATTTTATCTAGGGATAGCGTAAAACCATATAGTAGGATGGTCCTTCCTTATATGCTCTGTGGGGAGGCCTCGTTTGAGGTCTCCCTTCTTTCTGTGCCAGAAGGGGTTAAGCTTCTTCTTGGAGAAGAGGTTATTAAGATTGATCCTAAAAATAGGCTTCTTGAAACGAGAAAGGGGAGTAAGTTTTCTTTTGACACTTTACTTATAGCCTCTGGCGCTAACCCCTTTTCTCCTGATGTTAAAAGTTCTTTTTCCTTTACCGTTAGGAATGTGGAGGATATAAAGGGTATAAAAGAGGCTATTGTGAGAGTGAAGGATAAACCTGTTATTTTAGCTGGGGCTGGTCTTGTAAATATGGAGATAGCTGATGCCTTATACAAGATGGGCATACCCTTTACTTTCGTTGTTAGATCGGACAGACTGCTTTCTCAGATTTTAGACTCGGAAGCTTCAAAAATTTTTGAGGGTATTCTCTTAAGATTGGGTTGCGATATATTTAAGGGTGAAGATATAACTGAAGTTGAAGAAACAAGGGAAGGGATTATAGCAAGACTCTCTTCGAGGAAGGTCGTGAGCGGATCTTGTGTCATATTTGGTAAAGGGGTTAAGCCCGCATCTGAAATATTAGGTGGTACAGGGATTAAGGTTAATAGGGGTGTGGTGGTTGATGAGTTTATGCAGACAAATGTAGAGGGCATATATGCAGCGGGAGATGTTGCTGAAACAAGGGATATAGTTTTCGGGGATGATAGGCTTCACGCTATATGGCCCTTAGCGGTGGAGCAGGGTAAAGTTGCCGGATCTAACATGGCTGGCCTCAGGATTAAATATAAAGGTAGTGTAACGAGGAATATAGCTAATATATTGGGGAGAACTATCTTCACGGGTGGAATGAGCGTAGAGGATAGGTTTGATGTGATAAGGAAGAAAGCTGATGGAGAATATAAGAAGGTAGCCTTAAGAGATGGTGTAATTGTTGGTTTCATTTTTATTGGAGAGATTAAAGAACCTGGTGCCTATATTTATGCTATAGAAAACGAGATTAAGGTAACCCCCTTTTTAGATAAGGTTCTTGATGGAAGTTTATCTGTTAATGATTTTCGAAAGAAAATCTATGTGATTTTGTAA